One stretch of Flavobacterium sp. 9 DNA includes these proteins:
- a CDS encoding efflux RND transporter permease subunit encodes MKKFVQGLVAFSLKNSLIVFFLTAILLVAGIVSYIHTPIEAFPDVTNTRARIITQWPGRSAEEVEKFITLPISKQMNTIPKKAEVRSISLFGLSVVTVLFDDDVEDFYAQQYASNRLSGLDLPEGADVDIEPPSGATGEIFRYVIKSDLPIKEIKAIQDWVIERELIAVPGVADVVSFGGEEKNFEIKINPTQLENYNLSALDVYEAVSKSNVNVGGDVIQRGDQAYVVRGVGLINKVEDIGNILIETKGSSPILVKHVAEVSISAKPRLGQVGLDGDDDVVEGIVVMLRGENPGEVIKRLKDRLAEINERVLPDNVKIVPFIDRTKLVDTTVKTVTKNLVEGILLVSLIVFIFLYNWRTSLIVASVIPLSFLFAIVMLRIQGLPANLISMGALDFGLLLEGTLVIVEQVFVSLEKKAHKVGMERFNSMSKMGLIKKSVGSVATYIFFALIILIVALMPIFSFTKVEGKMFSPLAFTLSYALLGSLILSLTYVPAMCKVMLTKNIVEKENMISRFFRENLYKLFQWSTRHRKTTLYAFLGLLAICCAKFAFYGSEFIPKLNEGAIYVRATLPNSINLDEAVRLTKEMKGKIRKFEEVKFVLTQTGRPNDGTDPTGFFNIELHIELKHQDEWKRDISKEELIAEIKKELDVYPGIGFGFSQPIQDNVEEYVAGVKSPLVIKIFGNDLFQLEEMAAKVAKSIKDVKGIEDINVYKNIGLPELRIQLDDEKMARYAITTADAQAVIRMTIGGQAATKFYDDEKIFDITLRFEKEYRDSKEKIEDILIPTMNGKKVPLKEIATVEYKTGPTFIYREGNSRYIAVGFSIEGRDLGSTIDEAQKKVAAEVKLPKENTMKWAGEFESKERASKQLAMIVPVVLVLILCLLYFNFGNFKDTLVAISAMPYAFIGGFLSLWVTGTVFGISAGIGFIILFGVSAIDSIVLIGMIRENMRAGMHLKDAISNGIYSRIRPIVMIALMGSLGLLPAALSTGMGSEVQKPLAIMIVGGLITCMFLSLTVLPQVFYLVYRKKDAGYSDSKS; translated from the coding sequence ATGAAAAAATTTGTACAAGGTCTGGTTGCTTTCTCGCTAAAAAACTCCCTTATAGTTTTTTTCCTGACAGCCATACTACTAGTCGCCGGAATAGTTAGCTATATCCACACGCCCATCGAAGCTTTTCCCGATGTAACGAATACAAGAGCAAGAATCATTACGCAATGGCCTGGAAGAAGTGCCGAAGAAGTAGAGAAATTTATCACGCTTCCGATTTCGAAACAAATGAATACAATTCCTAAAAAAGCTGAAGTACGCTCTATTTCGCTTTTTGGATTATCAGTTGTAACGGTTTTATTTGATGATGATGTTGAGGATTTTTACGCACAACAATATGCTTCAAATCGCCTTAGCGGATTGGATTTACCGGAAGGTGCAGATGTTGATATTGAACCACCATCCGGAGCAACGGGTGAGATATTTAGATATGTAATCAAAAGTGATTTACCTATTAAGGAAATCAAAGCCATTCAGGATTGGGTAATCGAAAGAGAACTAATCGCTGTTCCTGGAGTTGCCGATGTAGTGAGTTTTGGTGGAGAAGAAAAAAACTTCGAAATCAAAATTAATCCAACGCAACTTGAAAATTATAATTTATCGGCACTTGATGTTTACGAAGCTGTTTCTAAAAGTAATGTAAACGTTGGTGGAGATGTTATTCAACGTGGCGATCAGGCTTACGTGGTAAGAGGTGTTGGTTTGATTAATAAAGTAGAAGATATTGGAAATATTTTGATCGAAACCAAAGGTTCATCGCCAATATTAGTAAAACACGTTGCCGAAGTTTCAATATCTGCCAAACCAAGATTAGGACAAGTTGGTTTAGATGGTGATGATGATGTTGTAGAAGGTATTGTCGTGATGTTGCGTGGAGAAAATCCGGGTGAAGTTATCAAGAGACTTAAAGACCGTTTGGCTGAAATTAACGAAAGAGTTTTGCCGGATAATGTAAAAATAGTTCCGTTTATTGATCGTACAAAATTGGTAGATACAACGGTAAAAACGGTTACAAAAAACCTTGTAGAAGGGATTTTATTGGTTTCGTTAATCGTATTTATTTTCCTTTATAACTGGAGAACTTCATTGATTGTGGCTTCTGTGATTCCGCTTTCGTTTTTGTTTGCAATTGTAATGTTGCGAATTCAGGGATTACCAGCGAACTTAATTTCTATGGGAGCTCTGGATTTTGGATTGCTCCTCGAAGGAACATTGGTCATCGTCGAGCAAGTATTTGTATCACTCGAGAAAAAAGCACATAAAGTAGGAATGGAACGCTTTAATAGTATGAGCAAAATGGGGCTTATCAAAAAAAGTGTTGGTAGTGTTGCTACTTATATTTTCTTTGCCTTGATCATTTTGATTGTTGCTTTGATGCCAATTTTCTCTTTCACTAAAGTGGAAGGAAAAATGTTCTCTCCCCTAGCCTTTACGTTAAGTTATGCGCTTTTAGGATCGTTGATTTTATCTCTTACGTATGTTCCTGCAATGTGTAAAGTCATGTTGACGAAAAACATTGTAGAGAAAGAAAATATGATTTCGCGCTTCTTTAGAGAAAATCTGTATAAGTTATTTCAATGGAGTACGAGACATCGCAAAACAACATTATATGCTTTCTTAGGTTTACTGGCAATATGTTGTGCTAAGTTCGCTTTTTATGGTTCAGAATTTATTCCGAAATTGAATGAAGGAGCAATTTATGTACGAGCAACTTTGCCTAATAGTATCAATCTTGATGAAGCCGTTCGACTTACAAAAGAAATGAAAGGCAAAATCAGGAAGTTTGAAGAAGTAAAATTCGTTCTGACACAAACCGGACGACCAAATGACGGAACGGATCCAACCGGATTTTTTAATATTGAATTACACATCGAATTAAAACATCAGGACGAATGGAAACGTGACATTAGTAAAGAAGAACTGATAGCCGAGATCAAGAAAGAACTTGATGTATATCCCGGAATTGGTTTTGGATTTAGTCAACCGATTCAGGATAATGTTGAAGAATATGTTGCGGGAGTAAAAAGCCCGTTGGTGATAAAGATTTTCGGAAATGATCTTTTTCAATTGGAAGAAATGGCTGCAAAAGTTGCCAAATCTATCAAAGATGTAAAAGGAATTGAAGATATAAATGTCTATAAAAATATCGGTTTGCCTGAATTAAGAATTCAGCTTGACGACGAAAAAATGGCGCGTTACGCGATTACAACCGCCGATGCGCAAGCCGTAATACGAATGACAATTGGAGGACAAGCAGCAACTAAATTCTATGACGACGAAAAGATTTTTGATATCACTTTACGTTTTGAAAAAGAATATCGTGACTCAAAAGAAAAAATTGAAGATATTTTGATTCCAACCATGAATGGTAAAAAAGTTCCGCTAAAAGAAATTGCTACCGTAGAATATAAAACGGGACCAACTTTTATTTATCGTGAAGGAAACAGTCGATATATTGCCGTAGGTTTTAGTATTGAAGGACGAGATTTAGGAAGTACAATTGATGAAGCACAGAAAAAAGTAGCTGCCGAAGTAAAACTTCCAAAAGAAAATACAATGAAATGGGCAGGAGAATTTGAAAGTAAAGAAAGAGCTTCTAAACAATTGGCAATGATTGTTCCTGTAGTTTTAGTATTGATTTTATGCTTGTTATATTTCAACTTTGGGAATTTCAAAGATACTTTAGTTGCCATTAGCGCAATGCCTTATGCTTTTATTGGAGGATTCTTGTCGCTTTGGGTAACAGGAACCGTATTTGGAATCTCGGCAGGAATTGGTTTTATTATTCTGTTTGGAGTCAGTGCAATTGATAGTATTGTCCTCATCGGAATGATTAGAGAAAATATGCGAGCCGGAATGCACCTTAAAGATGCAATTTCAAACGGAATTTACAGCAGAATTCGTCCTATTGTCATGATTGCTCTTATGGGATCTTTAGGATTATTGCCCGCAGCATTATCAACCGGAATGGGTTCTGAGGTTCAAAAACCATTAGCCATAATGATTGTTGGCGGATTGATAACCTGTATGTTTTTATCATTGACGGTATTGCCTCAAGTATTCTACTTGGTATATCGCAAAAAAGACGCTGGTTATAGTGATTCAAAATCTTAA
- a CDS encoding efflux RND transporter periplasmic adaptor subunit produces the protein MKKLILLPILGLMLVYGCGKKEEIKDTKEEKFCIDKNLKEKITIEPVEKRAVTESINLTGNITYNGDHVVQFNSLVEGIITKTTFSLGDYVRKGQVLAEIKSTELNNMQSESKSFQSQIAVAQRNLQATKSMFDDGISSQKDLMQAQSELDVLKSSLENVKANLAMFSASSERAVFQIKAPTEGYIVAKNISPGMQITDSSEPLFTISDLKEIWVLVNVYTSNLKNVSENMLVDVTTPAYPGEVFKGKIKMMAKVFDAEEHVLKARIVMENQNLKLKPGMTADIIIDKSKGGEMLASVPAKAVIFDNNRDHILIYKDDCTIETREINPVIKNNNWVYFDKGVNEGEMVITKNQLLIHERLKN, from the coding sequence ATGAAGAAACTTATTTTACTCCCGATACTTGGGTTAATGCTCGTTTACGGATGTGGCAAAAAAGAAGAAATCAAAGATACAAAAGAGGAAAAATTTTGTATTGACAAAAACTTAAAAGAAAAAATCACAATCGAACCTGTAGAAAAACGTGCGGTTACGGAATCTATAAACCTTACCGGAAATATAACTTATAATGGCGATCACGTAGTTCAGTTTAATAGTCTTGTTGAAGGTATTATTACCAAAACTACTTTCTCATTGGGCGATTATGTGAGAAAAGGACAAGTTTTGGCAGAAATAAAAAGTACGGAATTAAACAATATGCAATCTGAGAGTAAATCATTTCAATCTCAAATAGCAGTCGCACAACGCAATTTGCAAGCCACAAAATCAATGTTTGATGACGGAATCTCTTCACAAAAAGATTTAATGCAAGCACAAAGCGAATTGGATGTTTTAAAATCTTCTCTTGAAAACGTAAAAGCAAATCTTGCCATGTTTAGTGCAAGCAGCGAAAGAGCCGTTTTCCAAATAAAAGCGCCAACTGAAGGATATATCGTAGCAAAAAATATTAGTCCGGGAATGCAAATTACAGATTCCAGCGAACCTCTTTTTACTATTTCTGATCTTAAAGAAATCTGGGTTTTGGTAAATGTATATACCAGTAATCTGAAAAACGTAAGCGAAAATATGTTGGTTGATGTTACAACTCCCGCATATCCCGGAGAAGTTTTTAAAGGGAAAATAAAAATGATGGCCAAAGTTTTTGATGCTGAAGAACATGTTCTAAAAGCAAGAATTGTAATGGAAAACCAGAACTTAAAATTAAAACCCGGAATGACCGCTGATATTATTATCGATAAAAGTAAAGGTGGCGAAATGTTAGCTTCGGTTCCTGCAAAAGCTGTCATTTTTGATAATAATCGCGATCATATTTTGATCTACAAAGACGATTGTACAATCGAAACCAGAGAAATTAATCCTGTTATAAAAAACAACAACTGGGTTTATTTTGATAAAGGAGTTAATGAAGGTGAAATGGTGATTACTAAAAATCAACTGTTAATTCACGAACGATTAAAAAACTAA
- a CDS encoding GNAT family N-acetyltransferase: protein MKNNTPQTTSENTIKIEKVQDHNLIETAFAIRRQVFVEEQNVSPERESMDDDEAIHYLATVNGEPAGAARYRKMEKGAKIERIAVLNTFRGKRIGEAILLKILDDLKNEEKVYLYAQVNASQFYIKNGFKQTDNYFLDAGIEHVEMDFIK from the coding sequence ATGAAAAACAATACACCTCAAACCACTTCAGAAAATACCATTAAAATTGAAAAAGTTCAAGATCACAATCTAATTGAAACTGCATTTGCCATTAGAAGACAAGTTTTTGTAGAAGAACAAAACGTGTCGCCAGAACGTGAATCAATGGATGATGATGAAGCAATTCATTATTTAGCAACAGTAAACGGAGAACCAGCCGGAGCTGCAAGATATCGAAAAATGGAAAAAGGCGCAAAAATTGAAAGAATTGCGGTTCTAAATACCTTCCGTGGAAAGCGAATTGGGGAAGCTATTTTATTAAAAATTCTAGACGATTTAAAAAACGAAGAGAAAGTATATTTATACGCTCAGGTAAATGCAAGTCAGTTTTATATTAAAAACGGATTCAAACAAACTGATAATTATTTTCTGGATGCCGGAATTGAGCACGTTGAAATGGATTTTATAAAATAA
- a CDS encoding ketopantoate reductase family protein, producing the protein MNSDTIKIGILGIGGIGGFVGAPLAKKYKNTSTNIIFICRGETKKAIQNDGLLFESKGITETIFPDLTSDNPTEIGVLNVLILTCKSYSINNILETYKDCINDETIIITLQNVVNAKEIIQKTLPEANHIMEGCIYVASNVKKPGHIQHVGGPGKIFVGGKENKALIDLLIAGGLDITYVANINEILWKKYLFVAPVAAITSAYKVTFGQLLEDQNLMHILENMMIEIQSLAAKNNIILTNEDIQISKDLLTKFPFESKSSLQLDFENHNQTEKQFLVDYVIENAVKYGIETPYYNGVNEKINTLYGVS; encoded by the coding sequence ATGAACTCAGATACAATAAAAATAGGAATTCTTGGAATTGGTGGAATCGGCGGATTTGTTGGCGCACCTTTAGCCAAAAAATATAAAAACACTTCGACAAATATTATATTTATATGTCGAGGCGAAACTAAAAAAGCGATTCAAAATGATGGTTTATTATTTGAATCTAAAGGTATAACAGAAACTATATTTCCAGATTTAACATCAGATAATCCAACAGAAATTGGTGTTCTGAATGTACTGATTCTTACTTGTAAATCTTATTCTATAAACAATATATTAGAAACTTATAAAGATTGCATAAACGATGAAACAATTATAATCACTTTGCAAAATGTGGTCAATGCCAAAGAAATAATTCAGAAAACTTTACCAGAAGCTAATCATATTATGGAAGGTTGTATTTATGTAGCTTCGAATGTAAAGAAACCAGGGCACATTCAGCATGTTGGCGGACCTGGAAAAATTTTCGTTGGAGGAAAAGAAAACAAAGCATTGATTGATTTATTAATTGCCGGAGGTTTAGACATTACATATGTTGCCAATATCAACGAAATTTTATGGAAGAAATATTTATTTGTTGCGCCAGTTGCTGCAATAACGTCGGCATATAAAGTTACGTTTGGTCAACTTCTCGAAGATCAAAATCTAATGCACATTCTGGAAAACATGATGATCGAAATTCAGTCACTTGCCGCAAAAAACAATATCATTTTGACGAATGAAGATATTCAAATTTCTAAAGATTTATTGACTAAATTTCCGTTTGAATCTAAATCGTCTCTTCAATTGGATTTTGAAAATCATAATCAAACCGAGAAACAATTTTTAGTGGATTATGTTATTGAAAATGCTGTTAAATACGGAATTGAAACTCCTTATTATAATGGCGTGAATGAAAAAATAAATACTCTTTATGGGGTTTCTTAA
- a CDS encoding type II toxin-antitoxin system RelE/ParE family toxin: protein MNYKIIVSPIALKNIEEAIEYYILKSTKKVALDFLNDYKSIYKALKINPFYQFHDNNYRFLPFKKFPYVAFFIVDELSKTVFLNAIFHTSQHPEKYPSK, encoded by the coding sequence ATGAATTATAAGATTATCGTTTCTCCAATTGCATTAAAAAACATTGAAGAAGCTATTGAATATTATATTTTAAAATCAACTAAAAAGGTAGCTCTAGACTTTCTTAATGACTATAAAAGTATTTATAAAGCTTTAAAGATAAATCCCTTCTATCAATTTCACGACAACAATTATCGATTTTTACCTTTTAAAAAGTTTCCATACGTAGCTTTTTTCATTGTTGACGAATTATCAAAAACTGTTTTTCTAAATGCAATTTTTCATACTTCTCAACATCCTGAAAAATATCCCTCAAAATAA
- a CDS encoding AraC family transcriptional regulator: MKDTFFIYKDFEIYSVEELTWKKEVHRHNFFELLYIEYGTGNHILNSIPHNYQKHDIYLLTPKDYHSFKTLEPTKFHCLRFLPSFFSNKKEIEEIEKLFYYHNQTNGNLIFLEEDKTFCEIVILKILDEVAKPKGQNEIIIKSLMMSLIQIIRRNAIINESNLEFQTTEVLKIDTILSYIRSNIANPHLLKKKEMANHFNVSINYIGEYFKTHLNITLRDYIEQTKLKVVTEKLSKSNLTFSEISNDLGFIDSSHFNKFIMRSTGTSPSEFKKSLSI; this comes from the coding sequence ATGAAAGACACGTTTTTTATATACAAAGATTTCGAAATTTATTCGGTCGAAGAACTTACCTGGAAAAAGGAAGTCCACCGACATAATTTTTTCGAACTATTATATATAGAATACGGAACCGGAAATCATATACTAAATTCGATTCCTCATAATTATCAAAAGCATGATATTTATTTGCTTACGCCAAAGGATTATCATTCTTTCAAAACACTTGAACCAACAAAGTTTCATTGTCTGCGTTTTTTGCCTAGTTTTTTTTCGAATAAAAAAGAAATTGAAGAAATCGAAAAGTTGTTTTATTATCACAATCAAACCAATGGAAATCTAATTTTCCTGGAAGAAGATAAAACGTTTTGCGAAATTGTTATTCTAAAAATTCTGGATGAAGTAGCTAAACCAAAAGGTCAAAACGAAATCATAATCAAGAGTTTGATGATGTCATTAATTCAAATAATCCGAAGAAATGCAATTATAAATGAAAGCAATCTAGAGTTTCAAACCACCGAAGTTTTAAAGATTGATACTATTTTAAGTTATATCAGATCGAATATTGCGAACCCGCATCTGCTGAAGAAAAAAGAAATGGCCAATCATTTTAATGTTTCGATTAATTACATTGGCGAATATTTTAAAACTCACTTAAATATTACTTTAAGAGATTATATCGAACAAACTAAACTTAAAGTTGTAACAGAAAAACTGAGCAAAAGCAATCTGACTTTTTCAGAAATCAGCAATGACTTAGGATTTATTGACAGTAGTCATTTTAATAAATTCATTATGCGAAGCACAGGAACATCACCATCAGAATTTAAAAAATCTTTGAGTATCTGA